ACTAACAGAGGAAAATAGAGAATATTATACTGATTCGGATTCCGGATTAAGGTGTTTTGATGAGAATGGACTTACTTATGTGGAAGAACCGGAAAGTGGGATTTTTTATCCTAATATTGTTATGGAAGAATCAGAACAGAGCCTGTCAAAGTGGGGGATGATGAGACTTAATTATATTAAGGATCACAAAATGGTGCTGTGGTCAGAGCTGACCATGACAATGGAACTGCATCAGCATTGTTTGGATGTGCAAGAGGAAGCTTTAGAGATGCATCAGAAATTGTTAGAAGAGAGAATGAAACCTTATCGGCATTTACAAACTGAAGACTATTTTGATTATCTTCAGACACTCAATAATATGATCAACCAGGTGGATGAAATTGTTGCCAATGAACTGATTTATGTTTAAGTTAGAATATAGCGAGAGGAGCAAATAATCAATGCGTTTTCAGGATGTAATAAAAAGTAATCAAGAATATTTTGAGGATTTTATCACCAGAAGTACTTACCATTCAAATGCAATTGAGGGCAATACATTAAGCTATGGTGAGACATATGCTATCTTGTGGAATGATAATTCATTTAAGGTTAAAACATCTCCCAGAGAGTTATATGAAGCAATTAACCATAAATATGCACTTTCCTATATGTTAGAAAACTTGGAATTGCCATTGTCAAAGTCGTTTGTTTGTCACATTGCATCACTTGTAAATAAAAATATTGATGAAATTGATAATTATAGAAAAGGAAGTGTATTTATAAGAGGAGCAGAACATATTCCGCCATTACCGAATGAGGTGCCGCAGGCAATGATGTATCTGATGCATAATATAGACCATACTGAATATGAAAACGTATTTGAAAAAGCAGCCAGTTTTCATTTGCAATTTGAACGGATTCATCCATTTAGTGATGGTAATGGAAGGACGGGTCGTCTTTTAATCAATTATTTGCTTCTTAAGGAGGATCAGGTTCCAATTGTTATTCCTAAAGATGATAGGGTAGACTACTTTGAGTTGTTGGCAAATCAGGATATTAATAGATTAAGTGCTTTTTTCAAAAGCTTAAGTGATA
This genomic stretch from Lacrimispora sphenoides harbors:
- a CDS encoding TnpV protein is translated as MDKEMMQTVLTEENREYYTDSDSGLRCFDENGLTYVEEPESGIFYPNIVMEESEQSLSKWGMMRLNYIKDHKMVLWSELTMTMELHQHCLDVQEEALEMHQKLLEERMKPYRHLQTEDYFDYLQTLNNMINQVDEIVANELIYV
- a CDS encoding Fic family protein yields the protein MRFQDVIKSNQEYFEDFITRSTYHSNAIEGNTLSYGETYAILWNDNSFKVKTSPRELYEAINHKYALSYMLENLELPLSKSFVCHIASLVNKNIDEIDNYRKGSVFIRGAEHIPPLPNEVPQAMMYLMHNIDHTEYENVFEKAASFHLQFERIHPFSDGNGRTGRLLINYLLLKEDQVPIVIPKDDRVDYFELLANQDINRLSAFFKSLSDKENSIMQRFEMSREEIEESDKPQPFGKDFETPAFDSDWKANMDQKRQDSNSGSSYVPDNNIDIEL